The Rhodanobacter sp. LX-99 genome segment AGCCGGCAACTGGCTGGCGAACTACACCAATCCCGAGACGCGCAGCTTCCAGGGCGCCGCCTGGTACACCGGCGAGAAATTCGAGAAGCTGCCGTTCAAGGAATTCGCCGAACCGAAGGACCAGCTCAACGCCCCGATCAAGGGCGGCTGGGCGGCGATGCTGAAGCTATATTTCGTCACCGCGTGGATTCCGCCGGCCGACCAGACCGAGCAGTACGTCACCCAGACGATCAACCCGGACAGCGCGCACCCGCGCTACCTGATCCGCACGGTCGGCCCCGCCCTGAGCGTGGCGCCGGGGCAGAGCCTCACCAGCCAGTCGCGCCTGTATGTGGGCCCGAACAAGCAGGGCTCGATGGACGCGATCGCGCCGGGGCTGGATCTCACCATCGACTACGGCATGTTCAAGGTCATCGCCGTGCCGATGCACTGGGTGCTGTCGCAATTCCACGCGATCACCAAGAACTGGGGCGTGGCGATCATCCTGCTGGTGTTGCTGATCAAGGGCCTGAGCTGGAAGCTCACCGCCATCCAGTACCGCTCCAGCGCCCGCATGCGCAAGCTGCAGCCGCGTGTCCAGGCGCTCAAGGAGCGCTATGGCGACGACAAGCAGAAGATGCAGATGGCGATGATGGAGCTGTACAAGAAGGAGAAGGTCAACCCGATGGGCGGCTGCCTGCCGGTGCTGATCACCCTGCCCGTCTTCTACGGCCTGTTCTTCGTGCTCGAGTACAGCCTGGAGCTGCGCCACGCGCCGTTCCTGTGGATCCCCGACCTCAGCGCGCCCGATCCGTTCTACATCCTGCCGATCATCTACGCGCTGGTGATGCTGGGCACGCAGTGGCTGAATCCGGTCGCCGCGGGCATGGACCCGACCCAGGCGAAGATGATGAAGGTCATGCCGCTGCTGTTCACGGTGATGTTCGCGTTCTTTCCCGCTGGCCTGTGCCTGTACTACGCCGTCAACGGCATCGTCGGCCTCGGCCAGCAGTGGTGGATCACCCATCATGTGGATCGCGAGGACGTGGTCAAGCCCAAGGCTGCCTGATGCGTGATTCCTGCGATCGGCCCTGATCGCGAGAATCAAACGGGCGGCCATCCCTGGCC includes the following:
- the yidC gene encoding membrane protein insertase YidC — encoded protein: MNQTRTFLMFALLAVAYFLFLAWEKDYAPPPPTTAASAASAATPAADAGVPGAIPAASAPGSAAAPTIAGDAAPAAPAAAQLITIETDVLKLSVDTRGGSLVHADLLAYPQAPRTHKAPNPPPTVLLTSDPERYSVAQNGLVSSSDTAPADQPNHLALFHSEKTAYALAAGQDELKVDLTWQDAAGLKVTKTYTFKRGSYVIGVSQRIDNGSAAPWQGNAYQQLLRVEPPKAGNWLANYTNPETRSFQGAAWYTGEKFEKLPFKEFAEPKDQLNAPIKGGWAAMLKLYFVTAWIPPADQTEQYVTQTINPDSAHPRYLIRTVGPALSVAPGQSLTSQSRLYVGPNKQGSMDAIAPGLDLTIDYGMFKVIAVPMHWVLSQFHAITKNWGVAIILLVLLIKGLSWKLTAIQYRSSARMRKLQPRVQALKERYGDDKQKMQMAMMELYKKEKVNPMGGCLPVLITLPVFYGLFFVLEYSLELRHAPFLWIPDLSAPDPFYILPIIYALVMLGTQWLNPVAAGMDPTQAKMMKVMPLLFTVMFAFFPAGLCLYYAVNGIVGLGQQWWITHHVDREDVVKPKAA